The Elephas maximus indicus isolate mEleMax1 chromosome 6, mEleMax1 primary haplotype, whole genome shotgun sequence genomic sequence ccatggccccaccctttgaaaccaagaaggccctgcttcctgtgttccttccaacagttctgctgacctcCAAGCTGCTCTAgggatggtctttttcttttcttggaggacaacagatgtagctcctttgaccTGTTTCCTGAGTGTAggattccaagaggcagacagctttcttcccttttgttctttttctgtccccttcagtctaagctgatgggttttctactGTGGTAGTTGGATAGATcaatcagtcacaggcttaatctctttagcaaaagattgtgtagctgtgtgcttggtgaacattctaggacatgtgtccttaatttgtacaacagaattttccaaatctttaagtgctgtcttcattttgcacagttcatttttaagtccatgtctttcctttcacattttgctgtaagtggcaaggagaaaccacatggccccTTTAAGGTCTTGGTCAGAAATCTTATCAGCCatatatccaagttcatcacttacaagttctacctcctatcaaacatttgaacatacttcagacaagttctttgccactgcataaaaagcattgcccttcatCCATTGTCTAATCACATgtccattattttcttttaaagcttcacCAGAAGTAACATTTagtgtccacatttctagccacattttgttgctggcaccatatgtattctctaagacaatagagtttttctctatagctctcctcacatccttctgagccctcaccagaattgcctttgatgtccataaatCCTACCAACATTCTCTTTGAGgcagtctaggcttttactattcaGTACCTTAAAACTCCCCattacccaatttcaaaactgcttGCACATttgaggtatctgttagagcaacatCCCATTCTCCtggcaccaaattctgtcttagttttctaatgCTGGTATAAcctaaataccacaagtggttggctttaacaaaaaggaatttattttctcacggtttaggaagctagatgtccgaattcagggtgttggctctacagggaggctttctctctctgctggctctggaaggtccttgtctctttgagtgtctgctcctgggcgatcttcatgtgacctagcatctctctttcctcatctctgcttttcGAATGGTTGTTTactatcttttatatctcgagagattgactcaaaacgtactctacactaatcctgcctcactaacataacaaagacaacccattccaaaTGAGATTATGActacaggcataaaaaaaaaaaaagaggttgggAATTACaatacattttagggggacacaatttaatccataacagggagTAATGTGCGTGGGGGTGGTAGAAGGGACTGGGATGGGCACGCCCCTCCGGACAGGGTCTTACCTGTCTTGCGGAGGGGCCCAGGGAGATGGGGAGACCCCTCTGATTCCTGTCCCAGTCAGACTGGGTTGCCCCCCCCCAAGCTGGGACTCAGCTGGGGAATGGCTGTCCTTCCTTCCCAACAGGGAGGATTCTCCAGGCCTCTGGCCAGGGGCGGGCACCATTCGGTTGGAGCAGGATGTGTTCTCAGCACTGGCCGGGCAGGGCCAGATATACGTGCACCTCACTGATGGCATCTGGAGCCAGATCAAGTCTGCAGGGTATGTGGCAGGGAGAAGGCTCTAAAGGGGAGGTGGGCTCTTCCAGGGCTAAGAGACTTTGGAGTGGTGGGCACAGGTCGTGCTGGCCCCTGAGCCCTCCCCGACTGTGTGGCCCCCCAGCTCAGCCCTCTATGCCTCCCGCCTCTATCTGGGCCGATACCAGTTCACTCATCCAGAACGGCTGGCCAAGCACACCCCAGGGGGTCCACGGATCCGAGGTACCACCCTGCCGTAGTGCTTCCCCTTGCCCCCAGCCAGCCTTctctgcctctctgagcctcgacTCCCAACTCTGACCCCAGGGTTGAAGTCTCAGTCCCTGCCCCACCCGCTCTGCATACGGTTTGGGGTATTAGCCCCCAGGCCCTCTCTTCTGCTTCTAGGAAATGTTTACATCCACCCAACGGCTAAGGTGGCCCCATCTGCTGTGGTAAGTGGTGGGTCCAGCCCCAGAAGAGTCAGGGTGGCTGTCAGGATGGATAGGGGTTTCAGATACCTCCTAAACCCTCGGTGCCAGCCTCTCTGCTTTATCAGAACCTGCTGTGGGACCTTGAGCAGCTCCTTTCGCCCTTATCTGTTGTGGGGATTGGATTCAAGTCCCTCCAAGGCTCATGATATGTGCTCCTTTCCACAGCTGGGGCCCAATGTCTCCATTGGGGAGGGGGTGACAGTGGGCGAGGGTGTACGGCTTCGAGAGTGCATTGTCCTTCATGGAGCCACGCTGCAGGTAGGCACCTGGGCACACGCAGCAGGGTGTGGCTCCCCAGGAGGCTGAGGGGAGGGCCTGGGCATCCACCCCAGGGCACAGAAAGGTGAATCCCACCGGCCATGCATCTGGCCTCTTCTCTCACAGTTCTTGCTGCCTCCCACCCTGCATCCCCTTGCACCCTCCTCACCCTGCATTGGCTCTTCACCCAGCACCGCCTTCACCCACACTGTCCTGTTTGGCAGGAGCACACATGCGTGCTGCACAGCATCGTGGGCTGGGGGAGCACTGTAGGGCGCTGGGCCCGAGTGGAGGGCACCCCTAATGACCCCAACCCCAACGACCCCCGAGCCCACATGGACAGCGAGAGCCTTTTCAAGGATGGGAAGCTGCTGCCAGCCATCACCATCCTGGGTATGGTCACCACCCTGGGCACAGCCTCCTGGGGCCCAGGGCTGTGAGGTCAGGAGAAACTTCCACAGGTCCCGGCCATGCTCTGTGGGAGCATTTATTCTAgagtgtgtgtatttatttgtttagcaaacatttgctgaatgCCTGCTGCGTGCCAGGCCCCATGTGAGTCACTGGGGGCACAAGGCCAGGGCACAGATGGGTAGGGAGGGATGCCTCCCTAtggccatggcccccagctcCCCTTCTCATGACCTCCTGGGTTGCCCTGGTCCTGCTGCAGGCTGCCGTGTCCGTATCCCCGCCGAGGTGCTCATCCTGAATTCGATTGTTCTGCCACACAAGGAGCTCAGCCGCAGCTTCACCAACCAGATCATCCTCTGAGAGGGTCCACTGGAAGGCCTCCCCACTCCTCCCTGCTCCTCTCCagctcctgcctgcctgcctggccATCTTCTGTCCAGAAAGGCCCAAAGGAAGCCAGGCGGGAGCGGCACAAGGCTGGGAGCAATGTGGGTGGCCCTGGGACTCCAGCCTCCCTCCCCATTCGCTAATAAACCCCGTGAACCTTGGAGCCAGCACCTACTCTCGCTTGTGCATGGGCTGGTGGGGGCAGAAGGGGCGGCAGCTGAGTCAGGCCCCCCGCCCCACATTAGCATTTAAATTGGAGTCCTTGCTCCGGGCTCATGAATAATGAATCCAGAGCCCTGGTAAGTCTCCCCTCCCACCACCTCAGCCTCTTGCTCCAGAGGCAGGACCTCCAGGAGCTGCAGCCTCCTGGGCCCCGCCTTCACCCCTGCCCTGCTGATGCCTGCCTGTTCCCCTTCACTGGGCCTGGCTCAGGCTCTTGATGCCAGGTTTCCAAAGGCAAAGGAGAAGGACTCTGGTCGGGAAGTGGGGTGCGAGCGGCAAGCCCAGAAAATAGGGACCCTAGGCCTGGAGGATGATCACCcggcagcctgctctctcctcGGTCCCTGCCGAGCCCCAGCCCTGGCTTGCTTTCCGCTTTGCCAGCTCCATCTGCTCCCAGCCTGGCTCTTGGCGGGGTGGGGGTTCTCCCGACCAGAGGCCTCGTGTGTCTGTCTCCTGCTTCCCTGGCAGGCAGGGAGGACAGGATTGGTGCCAATCTCCGGAAGCACAGTGGGAGGCACTCAGTTCTGGGAGGGCCCCGGCCACCTCTCGCCACCTGGGCTCAGCCCTTTGGGAGGTCTCAGCCTCCTGTTCACATTCCAGAAGCCCCAAAGAAACTCACCCATCTATCATGTGTGCCCATGACCCCCACGTGCCCCTTTTGGTGCCTCCCCCCTTTCCCCAGCTGTGGGTGCAGAGCATCCTTGCCAGATGAGCTAGTAATGATCGTAATCTGCTAATTGAGAGGAATCTAATTACCCGGAGAGAATGGGGGGGCAGGgcgtgggtgggagggagaagggggtCCTGGCAGCAGGCAGAGATGGCAGGCAGCAGGGTGCTGGGGCCTTGTTATCAGCACCCTGGGTGGGGGTAGGACCCAGGATGTCACAGCTTTGTAGCGGGGCTGGGCTGAGGGGAAATGGGCTAGCCCTGTTCAGGCCCTGCAGGCTGGGTGAAGGgttgtgaagtgacccagggctGAGCAGTTGTGACCTCTAATGTGGCCCCCCCCACCCTGTGTTCTTGCTCCCACCTCTAGGCTAGACCTTCCATCATCTCCCTGCGGGGGTGGGAGGGGCTGCAGATGCTGACTCGGGGCCTGGGGTCTCCTCCCagaggaaggggtggggagagagTGGGCCATGGGGCCAGGGGCTGgatcccttcctcctcctcccccacacCTGACCCTTCTGTTCCAAGTGGTTGGCAGAGGCCATGGCAGCTCCATCATAAATATgataatttaattattttctcagcaaaaCACCGTGAAATCCAATAAGTCTGTGTCAGGCCCTGGCCCCCGGGACCCCCCTCCTaggcctgggggtggggtggggactggGTGTGAGGCACTAAAAGGGGAAAGGGTCAGTGTTTGGGGGAGGGGGCAATAAAGCTGAGGTCTTCGTGACATGATCCCCCCCAGGGTGGTAGAGtcactgttgtgtgtgtgtggaggggtgtCTAAGGAAAAAAGAGGTTGTAGTCCCCCCCCCATCTCCAGCTCTTGCTGCCCTGGGAGGGCCCTGGAGTCTCATCCATCTCTGAGGGGACAACCAGGGCCCAGAATGTGGAAGTCCTGCCTCTGGGGAGGGGACAGCAGGGGGCCCCCCTCCACCTCAGGGACCCTTCCCTCAACTTCATTGGCCCTGTAGGGGTAGGAAGGCGCTGGCCCCTGGAAGGGGTTGAGGTGGGAGAATCAAGAGGGAACTGGGGTGGAAAGTGGGGGTTGAGCAGGGGGAGGGATGCGGGGGAGGGGTGCGCTCCTGCCATTAGCGCTTTTTTCGGTTTCCATAAAAAGATTATTCTGTAAAATCAGCCAGGGGGAAAGAGCTGGGGACCGGGGAGGGGGCCAGGTCCCTGGCACCAAGCTGGATGGGGGGACAGGGGAGGAGCGCTGGGGACGGGGACCAAGTATGGAGAGCGATTTGGATGGGCTTTCAGGAGCCAAGAACGCATATGGGGGAGGCTGGCCAGGCCCGGGCGGGGGTGCCCGGGGCCCCGGCCCCATCCCCAGctggctcccctcccctcccccggcACTTAGAAGCCATTATCGGGGGAGCAGATTgcagcccccccccccactccgGGAAGCAGGCACAGCTGGGGCCCCGCCACATCTGCCTCATCAGCACAGAGCACAGCTGGGTGTGCCTAGAACCAAGCTCCCCAAAACACAAAGGAGGGAGGGCGGGGACCAAGGAGAGCCCAGACCCCCGAGATAGATACACTGACGCCTCTGCCAACAGACACGCACTCCTCGAGGCGCAGCTACACCCACCAACACACACGCTCCCTCGTGCGCAGACAGGAGAACTGACAAACACGCAATTACTCTGCCCCGCCCGCCACCCCCGCTTCCctttccccacccctctcctcctccccttccttcccctcacgCTCCCCACCACCAGCATGGCCACCTCAGAACCGCCGTCGGCTGTCATCTGGAGGGAGCATGGGCCTCCCGCTTCAAGCACACCCTTTGGGGTGGCTTGGAGAGCAGGAAGGCAGGGCTTGGAAAGAGGCACCCATGTTCAAGGCACAGGCCCTAAGGAAGCCACGTGTCCTCCCTCCCAGCCCACACCCGTCCCCACAAAGACCCCTCCTCGGGAACCCCGACACTCGCCACAGCCTGGCCAGGTGGGCTGGGCGCCCTTCGCTGTTCTCTTTGACCCGCCTGTATACCATGGGCCACCTCAAGGAGGCGCAGCGTGCCGTCGGTCTCTAGCCGTCAGCTGCGGGCCGGGGCACCACCCCTGCCACGCCCCCTCCCACTCCCAGGTACCCTGCCTTCAGGAATGCACCCCTCCGCTAGGCTCTGCTGCCCGTGCCATGCACAGGGCTTGGGGGCTCCGTCAATGGCAGGAAAGCCCACCTCCCGCTCCCTGGAATAGGGCCTCCCCAGAACAGACGACCAGgagttccttctttcctccctcgtTCCAGTCAGTGGTCACGTCTTGGCCGCCCGATTCCATCCCGTCGCCTTCGCAGCCCTCATTTTGCCCACTCATCTCCTTGGCCGTGGTGTCTTGCCCTCAACTCTCTCCTCCCTGTCCCCCCACCTTGTGTCCCACGCTGCGCCGGCCCCCCTCCTCCGCCCCTCGGTGCTTTAATCCCTCCGCCGCTGTGTGGCCTTATCTGCTCCCAGCAGCTTTAGCTGCAAAAAGccctctccccctccttcccgggatcctctccctctccttttccAGGCTCTCTCTGCTCCCTGACCACCCCACATCATCCCCGCTGGCACTCAGGTCCTATCCTGGCTCCTAGCTGCCACCAGACCTGCACCCCAGTGCCCTTTGCCGCAGCTCATAAGATTCACCCAGGCCCACCTGGCCTCCTCTCACCCGCCCTGCCCCGGCAGATTCAGTGTCTGGCCTCTACAGCCCCACAGACGTCGTCGTTCTGTCCGGCcaagatttttcttctttccttgccCTCCTTTTCTGGCCCCCTCCCCAGTTCTTCTGGACGTCGTCCATCTTAGGCTTGGTCCTGTCCCTTCAGTCCCGGTGACCATTACCTTGGCTTGGGAGTATATCTTAACGGGGGCGTGGGGGTAGAAGCCACACACAGGAGAGGTTGCTGGGCTGGACTTGCCCTAGGGAGACCGGGTGGGGGGTGTGCAGAGTGCTGGCGGGTAGTGGGGGCAGGGCCTGGCGCAGGACGCTAACCCTCTCCAGCCGCCTCAGATCACGTCCGGGCCTCCCCACCCCCTCTTGCTGGGACTCTCATTAACCGCTTCTCCTGACTCGTCCGCGGCATAAATAACCCAGATAAATCAGCCACCGTCCGCCCCCCGCCCCTCGCACAGCCCGTTTGTCACAGCCGCTCGCTCACCAGCCAGGCCTGGCCCAGCCCCGGCCCCCCCCATCTTTGTCCCTGCCCGCCTACGTCTGCCCCACACTGGCTCATCCCCCTTTCTGTACCAGGGCCAGGTGTCTGGACTGGGGAGGGTGACAAGTGGGTGTCCCCCGGAAGCAGGGGAAGGCTGGGAACTCTCTAGGGCAATGCTGTCTAGGTGTTCGGGGTTCATGTCCTTTATGAGTCTGGGGCTCACAAATGGCACAACGGGCTGGCGCACGGGTGGCGGGGGTCCCAGTACTGGGAGAAGAGGCACAGACCCAGAGAGAAGGTTGCTGGGGTTCCCTTGGAACCCCAAGCTGAGTCCTGGGAGGTCTGTGGTCTCCCTTTGGAACATTTTGCCCCAGTAAAACCTCTAGACCTCTTCCCAGGTACCCCGAGCCAGCGCCATACTGCCAGTCTCCCCTCACCCTCAGCCCCCCAATTCCTACGCTCTGCCTTGTCAGGCTgtgccaatatcaccctaaaagCTCCGCTCCCAGTTCCTCTTCCCTTCTGTCAGGAAGCCTAGGGCATCCCTGGGGGAATGAAAGGCAGAGAATTGGACTGTGAGCAAATCTGGGGAATGGGGACAGTTGGAGGGCAGAGGAACCCTGGCTGAGGCTTCACATCCTGACCCTGCAGGGTGTGAAGACCGCACCCCCTCAGCCCCAGGGCCATCTACCCCTACACATCCAGTTCAGGTTGAGGCCAGCCACACTTGGCCCTGATACTTCACTAAAGGGGCAGCTGGTCCCCTGAGAGTGAGGGGGAaagcagggagaggatgggggagCCTGGGCATAGgattggggatgggggtggggaagaagcTGGGCCGGGCCCCAGGGACCAGCTGGGCAATGAGCCGGGGAAGCAGCCGGGAGGCTAAATGAGGGAGATTATCACCCAACTGCAGCCGGGcagagagggaggcaggcagggaagcggggagagggaagggagtgGGAACGGAGGCCAGAGA encodes the following:
- the GMPPA gene encoding mannose-1-phosphate guanyltransferase alpha isoform X4, coding for MLKAVILIGGPQKGTRFRPLSFEVPKPLFPVAGVPMIQHHIEACAQVPGMQEILLIGFYQPDESLTRFLEAAQQEFNLPIRYLQEFAPLGTGGGLYHFRDQILAGSPEAFFVLNADVCSDFPLSAMLDAHRCQPHPFLLLGTTANRTQSLNYGCIVENPQTHEVLHYVEKPSTFVSDIINCGIYLFSPEALKPLRDVFQRNQQDGQLEDSPGLWPGAGTIRLEQDVFSALAGQGQIYVHLTDGIWSQIKSAGSALYASRLYLGRYQFTHPERLAKHTPGGPRIRGNVYIHPTAKVAPSAVLGPNVSIGEGVTVGEGVRLRECIVLHGATLQEHTCVLHSIVGWGSTVGRWARVEGTPNDPNPNDPRAHMDSESLFKDGKLLPAITILGCRVRIPAEVLILNSIVLPHKELSRSFTNQIIL
- the GMPPA gene encoding mannose-1-phosphate guanyltransferase alpha isoform X2; the encoded protein is MIQHHIEACAQVPGMQEILLIGFYQPDESLTRFLEAAQQEFNLPIRYLQEFAPLGTGGGLYHFRDQILAGSPEAFFVLNADVCSDFPLSAMLDAHRCQPHPFLLLGTTANRTQSLNYGCIVENPQTHEVLHYVEKPSTFVSDIINCGIYLFSPEALKPLRDVFQRNQQDGQLEDSPGLWPGAGTIRLEQDVFSALAGQGQIYVHLTDGIWSQIKSAGSALYASRLYLGRYQFTHPERLAKHTPGGPRIRGNVYIHPTAKVAPSAVVSGGSSPRRVRVAVRMDRGFRYLLNPRCQPLCFIRTCCGTLSSSFRPYLLWGLDSSPSKAHDMCSFPQLGPNVSIGEGVTVGEGVRLRECIVLHGATLQEHTCVLHSIVGWGSTVGRWARVEGTPNDPNPNDPRAHMDSESLFKDGKLLPAITILGCRVRIPAEVLILNSIVLPHKELSRSFTNQIIL
- the GMPPA gene encoding mannose-1-phosphate guanyltransferase alpha isoform X1, which codes for MLKAVILIGGPQKGTRFRPLSFEVPKPLFPVAGVPMIQHHIEACAQVPGMQEILLIGFYQPDESLTRFLEAAQQEFNLPIRYLQEFAPLGTGGGLYHFRDQILAGSPEAFFVLNADVCSDFPLSAMLDAHRCQPHPFLLLGTTANRTQSLNYGCIVENPQTHEVLHYVEKPSTFVSDIINCGIYLFSPEALKPLRDVFQRNQQDGQLEDSPGLWPGAGTIRLEQDVFSALAGQGQIYVHLTDGIWSQIKSAGSALYASRLYLGRYQFTHPERLAKHTPGGPRIRGNVYIHPTAKVAPSAVVSGGSSPRRVRVAVRMDRGFRYLLNPRCQPLCFIRTCCGTLSSSFRPYLLWGLDSSPSKAHDMCSFPQLGPNVSIGEGVTVGEGVRLRECIVLHGATLQEHTCVLHSIVGWGSTVGRWARVEGTPNDPNPNDPRAHMDSESLFKDGKLLPAITILGCRVRIPAEVLILNSIVLPHKELSRSFTNQIIL
- the GMPPA gene encoding mannose-1-phosphate guanyltransferase alpha isoform X3 encodes the protein MQEILLIGFYQPDESLTRFLEAAQQEFNLPIRYLQEFAPLGTGGGLYHFRDQILAGSPEAFFVLNADVCSDFPLSAMLDAHRCQPHPFLLLGTTANRTQSLNYGCIVENPQTHEVLHYVEKPSTFVSDIINCGIYLFSPEALKPLRDVFQRNQQDGQLEDSPGLWPGAGTIRLEQDVFSALAGQGQIYVHLTDGIWSQIKSAGSALYASRLYLGRYQFTHPERLAKHTPGGPRIRGNVYIHPTAKVAPSAVVSGGSSPRRVRVAVRMDRGFRYLLNPRCQPLCFIRTCCGTLSSSFRPYLLWGLDSSPSKAHDMCSFPQLGPNVSIGEGVTVGEGVRLRECIVLHGATLQEHTCVLHSIVGWGSTVGRWARVEGTPNDPNPNDPRAHMDSESLFKDGKLLPAITILGCRVRIPAEVLILNSIVLPHKELSRSFTNQIIL